The Acholeplasma laidlawii PG-8A DNA window TAGGATACAAGAAGGGTATTTCATATTTACGTTAGAACCAATGTTACCATCAATCCATTCCATATGTCCATTTTCATAAACAAATGCACGTTTAGTTACTAAGTTAATAACGTTTGTTGACCAGTTTTGAATGGTTGTATAACGGCATGTTGCATTCTTTTTAACAATCACTTCAACTGTTGCAACGTGTAGTGAATCTTTTTGATAAATTGGTGCTGTACAACCTTCTACATAGTTTACATAAGCACCTTCATCAACGATGATAAGTGTTCTTTCAAATTGACCCATTTGATCAGAGTTAATTCTAAAGTATGATTGTAGTGGTTTTTCTACACGTACACCTTTGGGTACGTATATAAATGAACCACCTGACCATACAGCAGCATTTAGTGCTGCATATTTGTTATCTTTGTTACTTACAACTGTACCAAAGTATTCTTTAACTAATTCAGGATACTCTCTAATTGCAGTATCTGTATCTACATAGATAACACCTAGTTTTTCCAACTCTTCTTTTGAACTGTGGTATACGACCTCGGATTCAAATTGTGTAGATACACCTGCTAAGTAATTTCTTTCAGCTTGAGGAATACCTAAACGTTCAAAAGTTTCTTTAATCTTTTCAGGTACATCATCCCAAGAGTTCATTGCTTTATCAGTAGATTTGATATAGTAAGTAAATTCTTGAAAATCAATAAAACTTAAATCAGGACCCCAAGTTGGGTTTGGTGTATTTATAAAATTGTTATAGGATTCTAAACGGTAGTCTGTCATCCATTGTGGTTCTTTTTTAATTTCAGATATTTGTCTAACTATTGCTTCATTAATACCTTTACCAGTATCCATGATGGGTTTAGAGTCCGTTATGAATCCAAACTGATAGTCACCAACAATATTATCTATTTTTGTTTTTGTGTCACTCATTATTTTGTTCTCCTTCCAAAGGATTTAAACCCTTCTCATATGCTTTCCACGCAAGTGTTGCACATTTGATTCTTGCTGGAAATTGACCAACACCTTCAAATGCTAAGGCATCTTCTAATACGGATTTATCTTTTATTTCTTCACCAGTTAACATATCATAAAATGTTTGAATAAGTTCCTTGGCTTCAAAAATGTCTTTATTTTTTAATAGTTCAGAGGCTACAGATGCAGATGCACAGCATATACTACACCCTTTACCTTGTTGTTTTAAGTCGATAATTTTACTATCCTTGATGAGTAATTGAACAATTAAGTCATCCCCACAAGTCGGATTATTTAAGTGGACCGTTAAGTAACTGTCATCATTGATTAATCCCTTGTTTTTAGGGTTTTTATAATGATCCATGATTACTGAGCGATACAATGTTTTTAAGTCCATAAATAGTTCCTTTCTATATGCTGTGGAAGAAATCTCTTGTTTCAAGGATTGCTTTAATTAATATGTCACAGTCTTCAATACTATTGTATATTGCAAATGATGCACGCACGGTTGCATCTTGATTTAAATACTTCATTGTAAGTTGATTACAATGATGTCCTGCTCTTACAGCAACACCGTGTTGATCTAAGAAGCTTGATGTGTCATGAGGATGTACCTCATCAATGTTAAATGATAAAAGTGTAGACTCGCCATGTTTATTAAAAACGGTAATACCTGGTTCATCTTTTAATTTATCTACGACATAATTTCTTAAGTGAAGTTCATGTTGATGGATGTTTTCAATGCCAATAGAATCTATAAATTCAAATGCTTTAGCAAGTCCTATCGCTTCTGCAATTGCAGGGGTACCTGCTTCAAATTTATAAGCACCACTTTTCCAAGTTGAACCATCTAAATGAACTTTATCCACCATTTCTCCACCAAATTCTGTTGGAGATAGTTTAGACATCAGCCCTGATTTGATGTATAAAACACCAATACCATTTGGTCCATAGACCTTATGACCACTAAAGGCTAACATATCTACATCAAGTGCTTTCACATCTGTTTTAATGTGGACAATCGATTGTGCAGCATCTACGATAATTTTAGCACCAACTTCATGTGTGAATTTCGCCATCTCTTGAAGTGGTGTTTCATAACCCATCACATTGGACATGTGATGCGTAATGACTAGTTTTGTTTTATTTGTTAAGACAGTTTTAAAGTTATCTATCGTGATCATACCATCCATTAAAGGAATAAACTTAACTACCAAATTTAATCTAGATGCTAGTTCTAACCAAGGTAGTAAGTTGGAATGATGTTCTAATTCGGATAAAATGATTTCATCTCCACTTTGAAGTGTTAAACCTAAACTGTTTGCTGCTAAGTTAATACTATGTGTTGTAGACTTTGTAAAGATCACTTCTTCAGCGGATGCATTAATAAATTTAGCAATCACACTTCTTGCATGTTCATACTTTGTAGTAGATTCTGCTGCAAGTTGATATACACCACGGTGAACGTTAGTTCCATTAAAGGATAAATAGTCCATCATAGCCTCTATCACTGATTGATGTTTAAAAGCACTGGCTGCAGAGTCAAAAAACCTCATTTCAGGGTATTTTGAATAAACTGGAAATTGTGCTCTTATTTTCTTTACATCGATCATTTATCTATATTCTTTCGTTTACGATTTTTGCTACATTTTCTTTGATGAGTTCATCATCAATTTCATCAATAATTGGTTGTAGATAACCATTAATAATTAATCTTTGGGCATCTTCTAATGTAATACCTCTACTTCTTAAATAAAAGATAACTTCATCTTCCATTTTACCAACTGTAGCGGCATGTCCAGCCGTGACATCGTGTTCGTCAATAATTAATATTGGATTCACATCGATTTGGGCTTTATCATTTGTAATAATACCTTTAAGTGTTTGGAATGCTGATGAACCATTCATACCTTGTTCAATTTGTCCAACACCATTGATTTTAATAATACCATTTTGACCAGCTATACCAACGTTAGTCATTTCTGCTGAACTAAATGGTGCATAATGTGTCATATGAATATCTAACTTTTGACTATGATTTGTACTAGATACTGTAATTGTTCTTACTCTTAAGTTAGCACCTTTACCATCAAGGTCTAAAAAAAGTTTAGCATCCATCACATTATTCACAAAACCACCAATAAACTCCATATTAGAATCTGCTAAACTTGATGATTTAAAATTTAACTTAGCATTGTTTGATTGAACTTCTGAAATAAGTAGAAACTTAACTTGAGAATTCTCCATAAGTTTCATGTCAATATCATAAGTAACATCACTTGAATCAGTGTCATTAAGTTCTAAAATAAGTTTAGCTTCAACACTCGGTTCAACAACGATATTTAAATTTGTTAGTTCTCTATGGTTAAGTTTAATTGTTAAAGTGTCTTTAAAGATTGTTTTTTTCAATAATTTTAATGTATTGTCACTAAATGTAACACCACTTGGTAGTGATTGGTTATTTACATTTGTTAATTGGATAATACTCATAATTATTCTTTACCAACTTCAAAATCTATGCCTAGTTCTTCTTTAACCCATTCATAACCAGATTGATCGATTTTTTCTATTAAGTCACTACCACCTGATAATACAATCTTACCATTTATCATAATATGAACGTGAGTCGGTTTAATGTAATCTAAAATTCTTTGATAGTGGGTAATTAATATACACCCAAAATCAGGTGAAACCATGTCATTGACATTCTCGCCTACAATACGTAATGCGTCAATGTCTAAACCTGAGTCAATTTCATCTAAAATAGCAAATTTAGGTTTTAAAGTTTTAAGTTGAAGTATTTCATTACGTTTTCTTTCCCCACCTGAAAAACCTTCGTTTAAGTAACGGTGTGGTAAGTCTTCACGCATCTTTAATTCACTTGCGTATCGTTCATAATCCATGATGAACTTAATAAGTGGTACATCTTTACCCGAAACAGCTTTTAATGCTTGACGCATAAAATCTGAGTTAGTTACACCACTGACCTCTTGTGGGTATTGCATAGCTAAAAAAAGCCCCGCACGAGCGCGCTCATCTACTTCTAATTCTAATAAGTCTGCATCATCTAATAATGCACTTCCTTGTGTCACTTCATATTTAGGATGACCCATTAATGCTGAAGCTAAAGTGGACTTACCTGTACCATTTGGACCCATGATTGCGTGTACTTCGCCTGTTTTTACAGTTAAGTTAACACCTTTCAAGATTTCTTTGTCTTCAATGGATACGTGTAAATCATTGATTGTTAATGTTGACATTTTATTCTCCTTCTACAAATTAATATTTACCTAAATTATTATAACATTAATTAGCTTAGATATCTAAACATAGGTTTTATATTTAAGTAATTTTTAAGAATCTATTATGATACTTCATTTCTTTATATAAATATGATGTATAAAATACATAATTTAGATTAATTGTGGTAAAAATCCATGAAATAGACTTAGAAATTTATGATATAAGGTCTTAATATGATAGAATATCACTAAAGGAAATGATGAGATGAATACATATAATAAATTACAAAAAAAGTTTTTAATTTGGATCTTAGTTGAGGTTATTATCACCTTTGTGCTTTTAGTTGTTTTACTGTTTTTACCGCTTGATTTTAATGTTTTAATGCCAATTTTATTTGTCCTATTACTGATTGGTTTAATCTTAAGTTTGGTTTTAAAATCTAAGTTTGATTACTATAACTTCCTATATAGACACAGTGCCTTATTTGAAAATTTAGCACCAGCTGTTGAAACAAACCAAATCATATTATCTCAAGCATGGTTTGAGATGTTAAAACAAGAAAAATATCAACAATATAAGTCTTATGGCGGCTACAGTATTCACTATAAGATTGCAGATGGACCAAATAGTAAACGTTCATTTAAGACCCTTTATATCGTGGTTGCTATTGCTGATAATACCTTAAGTTTTGAAAATGAAATCATTGAAAAATCAATAAATAAACTAGAAATGCATTTATATAAAAACGCAAAATATAGTCAAAGAATTATTTACCAATTTAAATCAGATAAAAAGTTTACTCAAGAACTTGCTAAATCTACTAACATGGTCTTATTTGCTAGAAACCATAAACAAAATATTGTTTTAATTAATGTATATCACTTTTCAGATGATCATGTAGCCTATTTTGTTCACAGTACAACAAACCCACCTACACCTTATTATGATTTTGCATCTAAGTATTTAATCGATTTACTAAATAAATAGGTATTAAAAGATAAAAGAGAATTTCCTAAGGAAACTCTCTTTTTTAAATCTTTTATTTAGTTACTTTTTTAGCAGCCGGCTTTTTAGCAGGTGCTTTTTTTGTTGTTGCATCAGCTTTTTTAGCTGGTGCTTTTGCTGCTGGTTTCTTAGCTGTTGGTTTTTTAGCAACTACTTTTTCTTCAGCTTTAGCTTCAGACACTACTTCAACAGGTGTTGAAGATGTTTTAGCTTTTGGTGCTTTTGAAACCTCTTTTTTATAGTTTTCAATTTCATCTGGTGAACCGTATACAAAATGATTTCCACCTACATCAACTAGTGATGGTTGATTTGTTTCACTGTAGTTATGAACTGATGCATCATAAGAAAATCTCTTACGTGTCTTTTCATAAATTGGGTTCGGGAATGGAATTGCTGATAAAAGTGATTTCGTATATGGATGCAGTGGATTATTGAATAAATCTTCCGATGAAGCTAATTCAACAATTTTACCGAAGTGCATAACCGCGATACGATCACTAAAGTATTTAACAACTGATAAGTCGTGAGCAATAAATAAGATAGTTAAGTTTAAAGTACTTTGCAGATCTTTTAGTAAGTTAATGACTTGAGCTTGAATAGATACGTCAAGTGCACTAATTGGTTCGTCTGCAATTAATAATTCAGGTTCAACAATTAACGCTCTAGCAATACCAATACGTTGACGTTGTCCACCTGAGAACTCATGTGGATAGCGGAATGCGTGTTCTGGTACAAGTCCAACAACTTTTAAGATTTCAAATACTTTTTCATCAATAATTTTAGAATCTCTTAAACCACCAATACGTAGACCTTCAGCAATAATTTCTTTAACGGTCATACGTGGATTTAAGGATGAAATTGGATCTTGGAAAATCATTTGAACTTGTTTCATGGTGTTTACTAATTCACCTTTGAAAGCATTGTCCTTTTTCATTCTTTTGATTTCTTGTTTTTGTGCTTTAACTAATAATTTTAAATCTTTTTTGATTTGTGCAATTTTTTCTTTGTTATCCGTAGTAGTATCGCTCTTTAATGCATTGATTTCAGCCTTAGCTTCTGCTTTAGCTTGTTTAATGCGCTTCACATAAGAAGCTACACCACCACCAATACGTTGCCCTTTAAATAAGATTTCTCCATTCGTAGCATCATATAATTTAACGATTGTACGACCAGTTGTAGTTTTACCACAGCCTGATTCACCTACAAGACCAAATACTTCACCTTTATAGATATCAAAGCTAATACCGTCAACAGCCTTAACGACCATTTTATTACGTCCTGAACCCACTTTAAAGTGTTGTTCTAGACCTTTAACTTCTAAGACTTTTTCTCTATTCATCGTGTTATACCTGCCTTATTCTTTTCAATTCTTCTCTTTAAAGATTCAGGTAAATCCACTTTAGGTGCATCTGGATGTAACAACCAAGTTGAAGCAAAATGCGTTTCACTGACCTTAAATAGAGGTGGTTCTTGCTCAAAATCGATTTGCATAGCAAATTTATTTCTTGGAGCAAAAGCATCACCAGCAGGTGGGAAATGCATATCTGGTGGTGTTCCAGGGATAGCAAATAGTTTATCTTTTGAATCTAAATCAGGCATTGCTGATAGAAGTGCCCAAGTATATGGGTGTTTTGGATCATAGAAGATTTCTTCTACATTACCAGTTTCAACAATCTTACCAGCATACATTACTGCAACACGGTCAGCCATATTCGCAACAACACCTAAATCGTGAGTAATGAAGATAACTGAAAGGTTACGTTCTTTTTTAATACGGTTAATTAATTCTAAGATTTGAGCTTGAATTGTAACGTCTAACGCTGTCGTAGGCTCGTCACAAATTAAGATTTCAGCATTGTTTGCAAGTGCAATCGCGATAACGATTCTTTGTCTCATACCACCTGAAAATTGGAATGGATAGTTAGAATAACGTTGTGCAGCATTTGCAATACCTACTTCTTCCATAAGTTCAATAGCTCTTGCTTTAGCCTGTTCTTTTGTCATACCCATTTTTAAATAAAGGGCTTCTGAAATTTGATTACCAACACGCATAATCGGGTTTAAACTACTCATTGGATCTTGGAAGATCATTGAGATTTTAGTCCCTCTTAATAAATGGAAATCATCTTCTGAGATTTTCATTAAGTCAATAATATCAGTTTCATCATCATTTTGTTGATCTTCTTCACTACCTTCAGTTTGTTTTAATTTCTTAATGCCACTGTTATAGTAGTAAATAGAACCTTTTTCATGGATGGAGTTACCAGCTAATATACCAATAATTGCTCTAGAAGTAACACTCTTACCAGAACCACTTTCACCAACAATCGCTAGTGTTTCACCACGATGTAAATCGAAGTTAATACCACGAACAGCCTTTAGTGTACCTTGTTGAGTTCTAAATGAGACAGTTAAATCTTGAACGGATAAAATTTTATCTGACATTATTCTTCAACTCCTCTCAAGGATGGGTTAAACGCGTCACGTAAACCATTACCAAATAAGTTAAATGCTAAGATCATAAATGAAATAACTAATGATGGGAAGATAACTAAATGGAATGCTGACATCATACGTGATTGACCATCTGATAATAATGCACCAAAGCTTTGAGCATTACTATAGTTAATAATACCAAGGTATGCAAATGTTGATTCTGATGTAATTACACCTGGAATATATAATACTAAAGATGTGATTAAAGTACCAACAGTACTCGGGAAAATATGTTTTGCCATAATACGAATATCACTAGCACCTAATGTTCTAGCTGCAAGTACGTACTCGCGGTTTTTATATCTGTAAAATTGTGCACGGGTTAGTGCGGATATACCTAGCCATCCAGTTAATGTGAATGCTATGATAACAATCCATGTCGTATTACCATATCTTAATAGTAATAGTGTTAAGATAGCCATGAACGGTAATCCTGAAAGTATTTCAGAAATACGTTCAATAACTAAGTCTAATGTACCACCATAATAACCGGATATAGAACCCACAATAATACCTACAATAATATTAATTGCAGCAACCATAAATGCGATGATTAAAGAAACACTTAAACCATCCCACATTAATGTGAATAAGTCATCACCAGCAATTGTAGAACCAAACCAGAAATCTTGATTTGAATGACCATAAACAACTTCTAAGAATTTAAAGAAATGAATTTGTACTTTATAAGTACCGTTTACCTCAGGTGCATCAGTGATAATGATTTTGTCACCTGGATTTTCATTTTCATATGCTTTAATTAGGTTATATTCTTTAATTGATAAAGAAAATACACTCTCATAGCTGTTTATATAATCTACATATTTGTAATAATCAACTTTTACTTTAACCATTCCAGCTGCATTAGGTTGACTAAAATCTCCAATAATAATACCTTCAGCATTTGGGTCAGTTAATAAGATAGAAAAGCGTGCCGGAAATCCTTCGAGAGTCTTGTGACCGCTAAAACCAAACCACTCTAAACCAGAAATCCTTGGTGGCATTTCTTTTAATCTATCTGTCCATTTTCTACTTTCTGAATTAGATGTAAGATCATAGTTTCTAAGGTGTGGACCAACAACTGACATTAATATAATAATAATTAATATAATGAACGCAATTAAAGAAGCCTTATTTTTCTTAAAGCGACTCCAAGCGTCTTGATAGTAACCAACGGCTTTTGTCTTTAATTGTTCATCATAAATAACGCCTTTATCTTGAGTAAATACAAATTTACTTTTGTCTACATTTATATTGTTCATCGTTTTCCAGCTCCCACTCTAATTCTTGGATCAATAATTCCATATGAAATATCAACGATTAAACCTGCAAATAAACCAATGACAGTGTAAAACATTAGATAGCCCATGATTAATGGATAATCTCTGTTATTGAACGCTTCGATGTAAATACCACCAACCCCTTCAACTCTAAAGATTCTTTCAATTATTAGTGATCCAGATAAGATAGATACAAATCCACCAAGTAATGATGGTGCAATTGGAACTAATGCATTTCTTAGCGCATGTCTTACTGTTGCTTGCTTTTTATTTAAGCCTTTTGTTCTACTTAATAACATAAATTCTGATGTTAGTACTTCTGTTAATTCTGCTCTAGTTAATCTTGTTAAACCAGCTACAGAACCAATAGTCATTACAATAACAGGCATTGCATAAGAAGCAAGACCTCTAGCTATATTCTCTGCAAAATCTATGTTAGCTAAAACAAAAGGTGTGTCTAACCATTTTAATTGGTAGACTACAAAATATTGTAGTAATGTTGCTACAACAAAGGTTGGTACGGAAATAAAAATAACAACACCGATTGAAATTAAGTGGTCGGTTAATTTATTCTTTTTAAGTGCGGCCCAAATCCCTAATCCTATACCAATTGGAATTGATAATAAATAGGGAACAATATTTAATCTAAGTGATATTGGAATTCTATCAGCTAAAATAGCAGTTACGTCTCTTGCTCTATTTAGCGATCTTCCAAGACTACCTGTTGTAAAAATATTTTTTACCCAAATCCCAAATTGTTCTAAGATTGGCTTATTATATCCCTCTATTTCCTCAAGTATTTTTCGTATCTCTGGGTCTACTCCAAGAACAGCAGCATGATAATTTGGCAACATTTTAATAAATACGAATACTAAAAAAATGATGATTGATGCTGTTATGAAAATGAGGAAAACCCTTTTTAAGATATAATTTCTCATAATTTCTCCATTCATACGACATAAGAACCCTAATGTTTTATATCATCAGGGTCTTACTGTCGAAATAAGTTTTACTTATTATACTATGTGTTTAGTTAAAATACAATACTTTTTTTAGTCAAGGTACATGTATTTTAGACCACCCCAACCCATCCATGCATGGTATTCGGTAGCTTCAAATTTGACTCTTGAACTATAAACTGTAGCTGAAACTGATGTAAATAATGGGATTGCGATCATTTCGTCTAATAATGCCGCTTCAAATGCTGCTGTAATTCTATCAAAGTCATCGTTACGACCTGCATAGTTTACATCACTTACGTTATAGAATGTAGATGCAGCCGCTTTGTAGACATTATCTAATGTGTCAGAATATGTGTTTGAATCACCAAACTTAGCTAAAGCTGCTGTCCATCTTCCATATGCTGCTAATTGTGCTTCTGATGCTGTTTCTTCATTAAATTCAGCAACCCATTTTTGTAGAGCAGCTTTTGTATGTGGTAATTCGATACTTAATTGAATATTACCAGTATCAAAACCATTTTCTAACATGTTAGCAGCACCACTAATTGAGTTATAAACTTGACCCATTAAGGAAACTGGATTGAAGTTTAGACCTTGCCATCCACCAAATGTCATGTCGAAGTCAAAGTTATCCCAAGCAGCGTCTAATGCATCAGATGATACACCATTTAATTTAAGTTCGAATTTATCACCAAAGATAGTTTCAACTGTTTGTTTTACCCAGTTAGCAACAGTATCGTTAGTTTCGACTTTGTAATATGTATATTCTACAGTTACTTTGTCACCGTCTGCAATATTGCCATCAGCTACTGATTTAGCATAAGCTGCATCAAATAGTTGTTTAGCTTTAGTTGGGTTAAATCCAGTTGTTTCTGGTGATAATGGAGCAAATACTGCTTTACCTGCGTCTGATCCACGGTATGATACGGAACCATATTCAGTTGCTATATAGACTGGTCCGATGAATCCTTGGTTAGCGTAAGCCGGAGCTCTAACTTCAGATGCAAACTCTTCACGGTCAATTGCATAGTAGAATGCTTGTCTAAATTCTTTATATGTTAAAATTGGATTAGTTGTTCCATCAGGTCTTTCATCAATATTAAATGCAAATCTGAAGAATGTTGTTGCTGGAGTTAATTTTAATGTTGGTGAGTCTTTGAATTCTTTGAAGTATTCACCGCTTGCACCAACGATATCTAAACGCCCTGCTTTAAATTCGTTAACTGCAATACTTTGGTCAGCAATAACATCATATCTAATTCTCTTAATTCTATATTCTTCAGCAGCATAGTGATCATCATTTCTTTCGTATAAGTATAATACACCATCTTGCCATTCAATTAAGTTATAAGCACCGTAAGATACTAATGGGTTGTCAATTGTACCGTAAGTTGTAGTACGTTTGTCAGCTGATTTACCAGCTTCGTATTTAGCTTCGTGAACAACACCTGTAATACCACTCATTAATTGACCTTTAACGTACCAAGCGTCTTTAGGTTCTGTTAATGTGATTTGGAATTTGTGTGTTCCTGTAACTTTGAAACCAACATTTGCCCAAGCTACAGGATCGTTAGGGATTTTTGTTCCGCCAACTGGATCGCCATTTTCAGCAACCGGTACAACAGCACCGTCTTCAAATCTTAATTGTGGTCTACCAGATACATAACCTTCTTGAGCTGATTCTGCATCAAATGCAGGGTTTGCATCACCGTTAGGTAATTTTGATAGATTTCCAGCTGCGTCTTCAGCTAATAATGAACCATCTTCTAATGTAAGTGCCCAGTTAGAATAGTTTCTTGGGAAATATGATGCATAACTTGCACCATAGAATTCAACAAAGTAACCTTCTACTGTAGCGAAGTAGTAGTCATAACCACCAACTTCGTGTGAATAAGCGTTAGCAATGGACACTTCTTTTCCATCTACTAACCAAACAAATTCACCGAAACTATCAGATTTTGGACTCTTTTGTTTTGTGTAAGCCTCTGCGTTTACTAACGGTAAGTTAGATGCATCGTAAAGGTTACTTGCTCTTACGTTTAATTGA harbors:
- the sufB gene encoding Fe-S cluster assembly protein SufB, with the protein product MSDTKTKIDNIVGDYQFGFITDSKPIMDTGKGINEAIVRQISEIKKEPQWMTDYRLESYNNFINTPNPTWGPDLSFIDFQEFTYYIKSTDKAMNSWDDVPEKIKETFERLGIPQAERNYLAGVSTQFESEVVYHSSKEELEKLGVIYVDTDTAIREYPELVKEYFGTVVSNKDNKYAALNAAVWSGGSFIYVPKGVRVEKPLQSYFRINSDQMGQFERTLIIVDEGAYVNYVEGCTAPIYQKDSLHVATVEVIVKKNATCRYTTIQNWSTNVINLVTKRAFVYENGHMEWIDGNIGSNVNMKYPSCILLGEHAKGTTISIAFAGKDQWQDAGARMIHVAPNTTSNIISKSIARGGGKVNYRGKVSFGKNAKGSKSNIECDTIILDGISTSDTIPINVIKNSDVFLQHEATVSKISEEQLFYLMSRGLTEEEATEMIVMGFIEPFSKELPMEYAVELNQLIKLEMEGSIG
- the sufU gene encoding Fe-S cluster assembly sulfur transfer protein SufU, whose product is MDLKTLYRSVIMDHYKNPKNKGLINDDSYLTVHLNNPTCGDDLIVQLLIKDSKIIDLKQQGKGCSICCASASVASELLKNKDIFEAKELIQTFYDMLTGEEIKDKSVLEDALAFEGVGQFPARIKCATLAWKAYEKGLNPLEGEQNNE
- a CDS encoding aminotransferase class V-fold PLP-dependent enzyme; translated protein: MIDVKKIRAQFPVYSKYPEMRFFDSAASAFKHQSVIEAMMDYLSFNGTNVHRGVYQLAAESTTKYEHARSVIAKFINASAEEVIFTKSTTHSINLAANSLGLTLQSGDEIILSELEHHSNLLPWLELASRLNLVVKFIPLMDGMITIDNFKTVLTNKTKLVITHHMSNVMGYETPLQEMAKFTHEVGAKIIVDAAQSIVHIKTDVKALDVDMLAFSGHKVYGPNGIGVLYIKSGLMSKLSPTEFGGEMVDKVHLDGSTWKSGAYKFEAGTPAIAEAIGLAKAFEFIDSIGIENIHQHELHLRNYVVDKLKDEPGITVFNKHGESTLLSFNIDEVHPHDTSSFLDQHGVAVRAGHHCNQLTMKYLNQDATVRASFAIYNSIEDCDILIKAILETRDFFHSI
- a CDS encoding SufD family Fe-S cluster assembly protein; its protein translation is MSIIQLTNVNNQSLPSGVTFSDNTLKLLKKTIFKDTLTIKLNHRELTNLNIVVEPSVEAKLILELNDTDSSDVTYDIDMKLMENSQVKFLLISEVQSNNAKLNFKSSSLADSNMEFIGGFVNNVMDAKLFLDLDGKGANLRVRTITVSSTNHSQKLDIHMTHYAPFSSAEMTNVGIAGQNGIIKINGVGQIEQGMNGSSAFQTLKGIITNDKAQIDVNPILIIDEHDVTAGHAATVGKMEDEVIFYLRSRGITLEDAQRLIINGYLQPIIDEIDDELIKENVAKIVNERI
- the sufC gene encoding Fe-S cluster assembly ATPase SufC, giving the protein MSTLTINDLHVSIEDKEILKGVNLTVKTGEVHAIMGPNGTGKSTLASALMGHPKYEVTQGSALLDDADLLELEVDERARAGLFLAMQYPQEVSGVTNSDFMRQALKAVSGKDVPLIKFIMDYERYASELKMREDLPHRYLNEGFSGGERKRNEILQLKTLKPKFAILDEIDSGLDIDALRIVGENVNDMVSPDFGCILITHYQRILDYIKPTHVHIMINGKIVLSGGSDLIEKIDQSGYEWVKEELGIDFEVGKE
- a CDS encoding ABC transporter ATP-binding protein, whose translation is MSDKILSVQDLTVSFRTQQGTLKAVRGINFDLHRGETLAIVGESGSGKSVTSRAIIGILAGNSIHEKGSIYYYNSGIKKLKQTEGSEEDQQNDDETDIIDLMKISEDDFHLLRGTKISMIFQDPMSSLNPIMRVGNQISEALYLKMGMTKEQAKARAIELMEEVGIANAAQRYSNYPFQFSGGMRQRIVIAIALANNAEILICDEPTTALDVTIQAQILELINRIKKERNLSVIFITHDLGVVANMADRVAVMYAGKIVETGNVEEIFYDPKHPYTWALLSAMPDLDSKDKLFAIPGTPPDMHFPPAGDAFAPRNKFAMQIDFEQEPPLFKVSETHFASTWLLHPDAPKVDLPESLKRRIEKNKAGITR
- a CDS encoding ABC transporter permease; this encodes MNNINVDKSKFVFTQDKGVIYDEQLKTKAVGYYQDAWSRFKKNKASLIAFIILIIIILMSVVGPHLRNYDLTSNSESRKWTDRLKEMPPRISGLEWFGFSGHKTLEGFPARFSILLTDPNAEGIIIGDFSQPNAAGMVKVKVDYYKYVDYINSYESVFSLSIKEYNLIKAYENENPGDKIIITDAPEVNGTYKVQIHFFKFLEVVYGHSNQDFWFGSTIAGDDLFTLMWDGLSVSLIIAFMVAAINIIVGIIVGSISGYYGGTLDLVIERISEILSGLPFMAILTLLLLRYGNTTWIVIIAFTLTGWLGISALTRAQFYRYKNREYVLAARTLGASDIRIMAKHIFPSTVGTLITSLVLYIPGVITSESTFAYLGIINYSNAQSFGALLSDGQSRMMSAFHLVIFPSLVISFMILAFNLFGNGLRDAFNPSLRGVEE
- a CDS encoding ABC transporter permease, coding for MRNYILKRVFLIFITASIIIFLVFVFIKMLPNYHAAVLGVDPEIRKILEEIEGYNKPILEQFGIWVKNIFTTGSLGRSLNRARDVTAILADRIPISLRLNIVPYLLSIPIGIGLGIWAALKKNKLTDHLISIGVVIFISVPTFVVATLLQYFVVYQLKWLDTPFVLANIDFAENIARGLASYAMPVIVMTIGSVAGLTRLTRAELTEVLTSEFMLLSRTKGLNKKQATVRHALRNALVPIAPSLLGGFVSILSGSLIIERIFRVEGVGGIYIEAFNNRDYPLIMGYLMFYTVIGLFAGLIVDISYGIIDPRIRVGAGKR